Below is a genomic region from Candidatus Limnocylindrales bacterium.
AGCGGCCGTTCGCGAAGCACGCGTCCCATCGCCACGCGGGCAGTCACGGCAGCGATCAGCGGCAGCACGATCGCCACGGCCATGAGCGGCAGCCATGCCGGATGCCAGTCGACGTCGAGAACGCTGCGCGCGAGCACGGCGCACGCGCCGATACCGATCGTGCATCCGGCCAGCGCGGCGACGGCGCCGAGCGTCGCGAACTCCATCGCGATGCTGGTGCGAAGCAGCCCGTGGCGGGCGCCCAGCACCTTCATCAGATTGATATCCCAGCGCCGCTCGTCGGCTTCGTCGCGGGCGATCGCGAACACCAGCATCAGTCCCACGGCGAGCGCCGTCCACGCGGTGGCGGCCACGGCCCAGCGAAGCTGCGTGAGCAGGCCGAGCGCGCGCTCCACGCCGCGCGTCACGTCGATCATCGAGATGTTCGGAAATTTCTCGACGATCGACGCCTGAAGGCGCTCGCGCGCCGCGCCGTCGAGGGCCGGGATCGACGCGAGAAACACCGTCGGCGCCGCCTCGAGCACGCCCGGCTGGAACGATACGAAGAAGTTCGGCTGCAGGCTGGTCCAGTCGACCTCGCGCAGGTTGACGACGCGTCCTTCGACCTCGACGCCCTGCACGTCGAAGCGCAGCCGGTCTCCGAGCGCGAGCCCGAGGCGGCGCGCGAACTCCTTCTCCAGTGAAATCTGCGGCAGCGAATTCGATTCGACGCTCCACGTTCCGTCGAACGGAGCTCCCGCAACGATCTTCTCCGTCGTGTGCAGGTCGGCCTCGTACGTCAGGTTGTAGCGCCGCGCGCCGGGGTTCTCGCCGCTTCGAAAACCGCCCGAAGGTTTCTGCGCGGCCGCGTCGCCGGCCGGCGCGTCCTCGGCGCGGACGGTTTCGCCGTTGATGCTGAGCAGACGTGCACGCACCATCGGCGCGAGGCGCTGCCAGTCGGTGCCCGCAGCTGCGAGATGCGCGCGCAGCGGCCCGGTCTGCTCGGGCTGAATGTCGAAAAGAAACAGGCTCGGAGTCGTCTCCTTCCCCGGCGGAATGAGCTGCTGGGTCAGGATGGAACGCAGCTGCGGCGGCAGTCCGAGCAGCAGCGCCGTCATCGTCAGCGCCACGAACGCCGTGCGCGACGCGCGCCGATGCGGAGAAAGCTGGCGCAGAGCGAGCCGGATCGACAGCCGTGCGCGCACGCTCGCGGCAGCGACGAATGGAAGCAGCACGCGGCCCGCGCCGGCGGCCGCGCCGAATGCCACGAGCAGGACCGCTGCGAACCATGCTCCGTGACGGGGATTGCCGACTCTTTCTGCCGCAAGCACGAACAGCAGCGCGACGGCCGGCAGAGTCCACAGCACGTCGCGCGGGCGGCTGCGAAGAGCGAGATGGGCCTGCTCCTGAAACAGGTCGGCCACTCGCAGCGTTGCGAGCCGCGCGAGCAGCGGAAGGCATGAGACGGGGCCGACCGACAGCGCAACGGCCAGCGCGACGGCCGCGTCGCGCACGCCGACGCCGAGCGCGAGCTCGGCGGGAAGCAGGTCCGCCAGCAGCCATGCGGCGGCCGGCAGCGCGAGCATCACCGCGACGATCGCGACGACCGCGGCGATGGAAGCGAGCACGCCAACTTCGGTCATCAGAAGGGCCTGCGCGTAGCGGCGCCTCGCGCCGAGGCTCATGAGGATCGCGAGGTCGGCAACGCGTCTGCGCAGGAACGCATGGAACAGATAGGCCGACGCGACTCCGGCAAGAGCCAGTGCCACGAGCGAGACCAGGCCGAGATATCCGGTCACGCGCGAGTAGCCGCCGGAAATCTCGGAGACGGCCTCCTCGTGGCTGATGATTCGTACGCGCGCATCATGAAGTGCCGATCGCATGCGCGCGGCAGCGGCGCTCGCGCCTCCATCAGCGCGAGCACCGTCTTCGAGCGCGACGAGATGCTGGTGCTCGACGCGGCTTCCGGTGTCGAGCAGTCCCGTCGCGGCCAGAAGCGAGCCCGCAACGTACAGACGCGGCGCAAGCGACGCGGCGCGCACCGAAAGCCCGGTGTCGCGCACCAGCGTGTCCGCAATGCGGAACGTCCCGGTGCCGATCCTGATTGCATCGCCGACGTGGACGCCGAGCTGTTCGAGCAGGGACGGATCGGCCCACGCGTCTCCGCGTTCGAGCCCGTCGCGAACGGCGTCGCCCGCGACGCCTCCGTTCGCCAGCACCAGACCGCCGTAAAGCGGAAAATGCCGGTCGATTCCGCGCAGCTCGACGAGGCGCGCGCGCCCGCTGCCGGAGACCATCGAGTACAGCTGAACGAGGTCTGATGTTTCGACACCGCTCGATGAAGACGAACCCGAGCCGTTTGCGCCGCCCGAGGAGTCAGGCGCTGCAGCTGCGGCGTCGATCCGTGCAGTCTCATCGGCGCTCAGCGCGTGAGGCGATGCCACGCGGATGTCCGCGCCGAGCAGGGCCTGCGACCTTGCCGTGAGCGTGCGGCTGACCGACCCCTGCAGCGAATCGAGCAGCAGCGAGCCGCCGAGCCCGAGCGCCAGGTTCGCAATGAAGAACAGCGAGAACGCCCGCTGCTGCCGCAGGTCGCGAAGCGCGAGCCCGAGGAGCGTCAGCATCGGCTCGAAGGCACCCGGCCGGCGCGCTCGGTGGCCACCTGCTCGCGCGGAGTCGTCAGGGCATCGTCATAACCGTCGTGCAGCCGGCCGTCACGGAGCACCATCGAGCGCGCACAGCGCGACGCCAGCGCTGCGCTGTGCGTGACGAGGACGAGCGTCGTCGACGTGCGCTCGACGAGCTCGAACAGCACATCGGCGACGGCGCCTCCGGTCTTTTCGTCGAGGTTGCCGGTCGGCTCGTCGGCGAGCAGGAGCTCCGGCTCACCGACCAGCGCTCGTGCAATCGCAACGCGCTGGCGCTCGCCGCCGCTCAGCTGCGCAGGAAAATGATCGAAGCGGGCGCCGAGACCGACGGATTCGAGCGCGCGGTCGGCGCGCCCGTCCGGATCCTCGCCGTCGCGAAGCTCGAGCGGCAGGCGCACGTTTTCGAGCGCCGTCAGCGACCGGATCAGGTGGAAATGCTGGAAGACGATTCCAACCGTGCGCGAACGGAAATCGCTGAGCTGGTGCTCGCCGGCCGACGCAAGGTCGACGCCGCCGACCTCGAGCGTTCCCGAGTCTGCGACGTCGAGGCCGGCGAGCAGTGCGAGCAGCGTGGATTTTCCGCTGCCGGACTCCCCGGCGACCGACACCGTCTGGCCGCGCGCGACGACCAGATCGATGCCGCGCAGCACCGCAAGCGGTCCGGCCGTGGTCGCAAAGCTCTTGCATAGACCCGCCGCGCGAACGACGGCGTCTCCTGAGGAAAGGTCGCGCGGGATGCTCACTTGCCGGCGTCCGCCGGCTTGAGCGATTCGAGCACGGGAACCAGATGCTGCTCGACGAGCTTTGCGACGATCACGTAGCCTGCTGCGTTCGGATGCAGTCCGTCGGAAAGGTTCAGGGCCGCGTCGCCGGCAACGCCTTCGAGCAGGAACGGCAGCAGCTTCACGTTTTTCTCGGACGCGAGCGATTGAAAGGTCGCTTCGT
It encodes:
- a CDS encoding ABC transporter ATP-binding protein; amino-acid sequence: MSIPRDLSSGDAVVRAAGLCKSFATTAGPLAVLRGIDLVVARGQTVSVAGESGSGKSTLLALLAGLDVADSGTLEVGGVDLASAGEHQLSDFRSRTVGIVFQHFHLIRSLTALENVRLPLELRDGEDPDGRADRALESVGLGARFDHFPAQLSGGERQRVAIARALVGEPELLLADEPTGNLDEKTGGAVADVLFELVERTSTTLVLVTHSAALASRCARSMVLRDGRLHDGYDDALTTPREQVATERAGRVPSSRC
- a CDS encoding FtsX-like permease family protein — protein: MLTLLGLALRDLRQQRAFSLFFIANLALGLGGSLLLDSLQGSVSRTLTARSQALLGADIRVASPHALSADETARIDAAAAAPDSSGGANGSGSSSSSGVETSDLVQLYSMVSGSGRARLVELRGIDRHFPLYGGLVLANGGVAGDAVRDGLERGDAWADPSLLEQLGVHVGDAIRIGTGTFRIADTLVRDTGLSVRAASLAPRLYVAGSLLAATGLLDTGSRVEHQHLVALEDGARADGGASAAAARMRSALHDARVRIISHEEAVSEISGGYSRVTGYLGLVSLVALALAGVASAYLFHAFLRRRVADLAILMSLGARRRYAQALLMTEVGVLASIAAVVAIVAVMLALPAAAWLLADLLPAELALGVGVRDAAVALAVALSVGPVSCLPLLARLATLRVADLFQEQAHLALRSRPRDVLWTLPAVALLFVLAAERVGNPRHGAWFAAVLLVAFGAAAGAGRVLLPFVAAASVRARLSIRLALRQLSPHRRASRTAFVALTMTALLLGLPPQLRSILTQQLIPPGKETTPSLFLFDIQPEQTGPLRAHLAAAGTDWQRLAPMVRARLLSINGETVRAEDAPAGDAAAQKPSGGFRSGENPGARRYNLTYEADLHTTEKIVAGAPFDGTWSVESNSLPQISLEKEFARRLGLALGDRLRFDVQGVEVEGRVVNLREVDWTSLQPNFFVSFQPGVLEAAPTVFLASIPALDGAARERLQASIVEKFPNISMIDVTRGVERALGLLTQLRWAVAATAWTALAVGLMLVFAIARDEADERRWDINLMKVLGARHGLLRTSIAMEFATLGAVAALAGCTIGIGACAVLARSVLDVDWHPAWLPLMAVAIVLPLIAAVTARVAMGRVLRERPLLTLG